The genomic region CACTAAACTCGTGCAGTTTTGAGTATAGgctaaataatatattatattatatgccTCATAGGAAAATGTCGAAGAATTCAACAGCACAAAAACTGCAAAGTGATTATACAAGtctctaaaacacaaactgaacattatcaccttttTGAAGGAAGATTTATTACAAGACTGTAGGATTAGACAGGCCTGGTTCTAGCtaggtgttcctaataaactggtcATTTAGTGTATGTTCATCTCCAACCCTCTCAGTTGGTCAAACCTGTGGAATATTTTGAATATGCTCCATGTGCCTTATTATGCAGGTCTCTTGCCAAGCCAGCAGATGTCTTAAGTGACACCGAGGATGAGGACTTTGACTTGGCCACCAAACTCCTGCGTTTCCACCTCCAGAGGAAACAACGCAGGAAAAGCAGAATACGAGGAAgccaggaggaaggagaggaaccTCCAGTCATCCAGGGTCTGTGGGTTCAGGAGATTGATTGGCTGAAATCTGTAGACAGAGAGACAACAACACCCGCTGAGATCATACCGCCTCCTCCTCAGTTTACTGAATCAGTGTCACTCCCCTGCCGCCGGGGAGACTCACACTCCTGCTCATGTGAAGGCTGCAGCTGTGCAGATGTGTCCGACTGTGTCAGAGGAGCAGAAGACGTGTCTCTGTCCGAGGACCAATACAGATCAATAGAGAGCACACCCAGCACTTATGACGAAGAAGGCTCTGACTCCGACTGTGGTCTGGAGCAGGACTCTGATTCAGTTTGCACTCATGAGAGTGAGTCAGACTCATCCTGCAGCACTGACGGCGACAGACAAGTAGCAGAAAACTGTGGAGTTGAAGCCTGCGTGTCAAATTCGACCTTTGGCCTGGTGCAGGTGTCTGGGTTTACCTCATCATCCTCTCACGCCGAGTGGGATTCTGACTCTGTCGGATGTGTGCAAAGCCTGCTGGGACTTTCAGGCTCCACCTACACCCCCAGCACTGTGAATGCACCCCAGTGTTTTGTTGACTTGGATGAACTAAGAGGCAAAGTGACACAGATGCCAAAGCTGTTTGTTTCATCCTTCATTAAAGAATTACTGAAACAGTCTCCAAATGACTggaaaaccacaaaaccaaTCAATGAAGGACTTATATTTCATCACGTAAGACATTTACAGCTTCAGCAGAACAGTTATATTGATGTCTGACACTAATTTGGCTACATATGCTGAACACCAAACAACCTGCGTTTTCAGCTGTTTACAGTTTCATGGCAGATATTGCGCTGAAATTACTTTATTCTAGTGCAGAAGTGTAAAATTTGCCACCTACAGTGTAGCAGAGAAAAATGAGGCTGAATTATTCAGGTGATAAAAACGCAGTAAACACAACATCTGACATCACTGTGTTTATTTACCATTTaactgctctgtgtttttttcctccgCCTGATTCTCATTTAtgctttttattgtttacttTTGCATCGGTAAGGGACTCCAGCCCCACAGTTCCCAGTACAGGGAGGGGGAGGAATACTGCATTCTTCGCCACATCCAGAACGGCTCATACGGTGATGTATTCTGTGTTCGGGACAGCAGGACGGGATTCGAATGTGCTGCCAAGAGGGTAAGCCAAGAAAGACTGAGTCATTTAGTGAGATCCAGATATGCAGGACTCGACTGTCCTGCTGTTGAATTCTAAAGTGATGATTAAggtattttctgttatttagctcATTGTCTTCCACTTGTCTCAGATTCCACTGAGTCATTTCAGCAGCGAGGAGGTGAGCACGTGGAGCGCTCTGGACTCCCCTCGAGTTGTGGAGCTTTTTGGGGCTGTGAGGGAGGGGCTCAGCGTTGTTCTCTTCATGGACTTGAAGCCAGGTAGTAAATAAAACAGGCATGTGTGTAAAATACATGCTGTAATATATAACCAGACTCTCCCAAACCTCTCCAGCTTGTTTGGCTCAGCTCCTAAAAGAGATGAACTGCCTACCTGAGGATCTGGCCCTGCACTACCTTCATCAGACACTGAGGGCGCTAGAACACCTGCACCATAGGAAGGTCCTTCATTTGGATGTcaaaggtgtgtttgtgttcatgttttagGCGTATTAACAGGTTAGACAAGATAAGATTAAACAGTTTATGACAGGTAGCTGGTATTTCTGGAAATAATTCAGAGATTTTTATGTTTCCATCATGCCGTCCAGTTTGTCCCATCTCTCCCTCACGGATTTAATATTATCAGAACCACTTACTGGGAGGGATGAAGCTTCTCCCACAATGACACCTCACCCTAAACCCTCAGTAATCCCTGTGGAGGGGACTGTGTAGGAGGGGTCTCGCTCATATTAGGCCTCTCATTGTCCTCTGAGCTCACTGTTCGCTCAACCAACAAGTCTGATCATATCTGATGTTCATGAAGATGTGGAAAAtttgtgtgtgctttatttTGGGAGATGTTACCTTATGCTACCTGGAGCTGTCCCAGCGAGGCTGCGGAGGCTTTGCTCCCCTGTGGATCCATCACTCTGACAGCCTCTGACAGCTGCCTGATTTCTCAGTCAACTGTTTCATAATAAGCaccaaataaaaacaagctgtCTCTCTAAATCCTCTGTGTTGATTTTATTCCAGCTGACAATGTGCTGCTGTCTGCAGACTGCAGAGACACATTCCTCTGTGACTTTGGTCTCTCAGAGACGTTAGATGACAGTGGATGGAGCACCAAAGCCTTCAGGGGTGAGTTGGTTCTGAAACGTCAGCACAATGAGACAGCGTTTATATTAGGACACATGGATGATGTGAGACCTGCCTGAACCACTGTAAATGCCATGAAAGGCTAAAAAtggataaaactgaaatatcatgaCAATAGTCGTCTGTATGGTCAAACAAAACCAGATCCTATAGTTCTGTAATTGTAACACTGTGAAATGATCACAATCAAAACGCTAACATGCTTGTTTATCAATGTAGGAGCTGCCTTCCCtggcacagagacacacatggCCCCTGAGGTGGCGCGAGGGGATCGAATCTGTGCCAAGGCCGACGTGTGGAGCAGCTGCTGTATGCTACTGCACATGCTCAACGGGTGTCACCCCTGGAAACGTTACTACTCCCACCCACTGTGCCTCCAGGTCCGAATCTCTTTGTGTTGTTGGAAAATCTGATATTTCCACGTTGAATCAGAAGCTGACACAGTCTGACGTTGCTTCTTTTTGCCAGATTGTCAACGAGCCTCCACCTCTATGGGAGGTGCCGTCCAACTGTAACAATTTCACAGCCAAAGTGTTCAGAGCCGGACTCCAGAAGGCCCCCGAGAGACGAGCATCAGCAAGGGAGCTCAGGAGGAAAACCACCAAGGCCCTTAGAGCTGGTGCATGGCTGATTTACCTGAGAGCCCTTATTTATAGAGCACTCTGCTAACTAAAGCTTACAAATACTGAATTACACTGCAACTAAAGCCAGTCAACATCTATACCCACAACATACTGTGGTTTTGTCAGTGTATGAAGATAATATCTAGCAGACAGGGTTAGGTCTGTGGTTTTTAATGGGCATAGCTGTGTGCTGTCACCAGAAAAATGCCATGTTGGTGAATAATTTCAACATAGAGATAATAAAACAGGACCCAGCACTGAATTTTAAGGTGGTTCAACCCTTTTTGGTCAGTGCAAAGATGTTGTTGTCTCTGTAGAAACACAATATATTTGATGTACTGTACTTTTCTGCTATTGTGACATTTATACCCATATCATTCAACATTTGCTCCACAGTTGGAGGTCTGAGTCCCTGGTCTGTCAGAACTGCCTGTGAGAAGCTGCTTTATGGCAAGAACCAGAAGGAAGACAGCCCTTGCTCTTTGTCCACTGGGATCCTCCCGAATAAACCATCAGCTTGGGTCTCAGAACCTACGAAGTACTGGGTGAGCCCCTGGAGGACTACAGCGATAGACGAGGACAGCAAAGACCGGGAATATGGAGACTCAAAACTGGGCTTTGAAGTGGACACGGATTCCTTATCTGGGGAGTGGGACTCTCAACCAAAATCACTGCGGGTTGATTACACAGCATATGAAAATGACTGGGGCAGTGGGTCGGACTCAGATGTCGATATATACATGGGAGAGGAGGAATTTCTCAAGTTGAAGTGGCTGAAAAGTGACAAGGACTATGAAGGCGAttgggaagaggaggaagacgaaGAAGAGGACGAAGATTGGGATGCCTCCTCCGTGTCCACAGAATATCTCCGTGCCCTCCGAGGTCTTTTCCCTTTGTTACAAAAAGGCCAGCAGACAAATGGGAATTCATGGGGATCAGAACCAGAGCTGGAATATCTCAGAGCTGGTGAGTCAGAAAAGCTGCATCTTCAGGACAATGCAGCGATTCACTGTTGTTCAGCGATTTGTTGACTGGATCCAAGAccacttttatttcatttgctgCTTTATGGTGTGATTTGATTACTGAGAGATTACTGATGTTTTCCATCTCTGTTACATATTTAGAGAAACACTTTGGACAGGTTTGGATTTGTAGGTCTATTCTAATACAGTCCTCACTGATGTGTTGGCAAATTAtctttgtaaaaatatatttaaaaacatttactacTGACctgatgacatttttaataCCCAAAGACTCTTCTATTCATCTGGATAAGAAAATATTCAGTCTATTGGacagttgtatttttctttattttgtgaatgaatgaatgaatttattcGACTAGAGTACCTGACCTGTAGCAAATGCACTAAAGCGTGAGAAAAGACATATCACACATCActcaaatattttctgaaatattttgtAGATGTACCTATAGGTGCCACAATCCAGACCCCCTCCCCTGAACCTCGAGATGACCCCCCGTCCTGtttcagcagctcagacacGTCCCCTATAGATGCCTCAGAGAAGGTGTGTACAAATATCTATGGCTTCAAACACAAAGACGTGGAACCTTAAAAAACAAGAATTTCTTTCCATCTTCCAGGACTCTGAGCATTCGTCCGATGACCTGAGCTCTGGAGTCTTTTCCTCCTGCAACAGTCACACAGACGGACAGTTGGAGTGGTTGGCCTCAGCCAACAAGCCCTCCTCTCACTGCTTCGAAGGTAAGATGGCAGCGATCTGTTGCTGAATCAAACAATGGCTGGCTGCTCTTCTCATGGTCATTTGCTGCTTCGGCGCTCACAGGCATCGACATCTGGATAGAGAACGTCCAGGGTGAGTGTCTGAGGATCCGTGAACGTCGGCAGGTCAAAGTGGGCCACGTCGCTATAGGAATTAGTGATCAGGTAAATCACAGATCATGACTGATGTGAAAACTGCTTGTTTGAATGTTCGGGATGGTTTAGAGAAGGAAATTGATTGACtgaaagtgtatttttatgGTGTTAACTGTTAACAGGCTGTCTGCAGGTGGTCAGATATAGTTCCATCAGATAAGGCCTCAGAAAGTGTCTTTTATTGAAAGTCT from Mastacembelus armatus chromosome 19, fMasArm1.2, whole genome shotgun sequence harbors:
- the map3k14b gene encoding uncharacterized protein map3k14b isoform X3, which encodes MHMSSDREMAIPRMFNSNTPFIIVTGGSELLFLGKDDDSQGCEEGKESLVQAIAPHLSRVMQHGTAKHVVTETHDTSEKSCVSIVAQAESKIGEDFQEFSPTNTQCPYTCPSSQPLKNHRSLAKPADVLSDTEDEDFDLATKLLRFHLQRKQRRKSRIRGSQEEGEEPPVIQGLWVQEIDWLKSVDRETTTPAEIIPPPPQFTESVSLPCRRGDSHSCSCEGCSCADVSDCVRGAEDVSLSEDQYRSIESTPSTYDEEGSDSDCGLEQDSDSVCTHESESDSSCSTDGDRQVAENCGVEACVSNSTFGLVQVSGFTSSSSHAEWDSDSVGCVQSLLGLSGSTYTPSTVNAPQCFVDLDELRGKVTQMPKLFVSSFIKELLKQSPNDWKTTKPINEGLIFHHPHSSQYREGEEYCILRHIQNGSYGDVFCVRDSRTGFECAAKRIPLSHFSSEEVSTWSALDSPRVVELFGAVREGLSVVLFMDLKPACLAQLLKEMNCLPEDLALHYLHQTLRALEHLHHRKVLHLDVKADNVLLSADCRDTFLCDFGLSETLDDSGWSTKAFRGAAFPGTETHMAPEVARGDRICAKADVWSSCCMLLHMLNGCHPWKRYYSHPLCLQIVNEPPPLWEVPSNCNNFTAKVFRAGLQKAPERRASARELRRKTTKALRAVGGLSPWSVRTACEKLLYGKNQKEDSPCSLSTGILPNKPSAWVSEPTKYWVSPWRTTAIDEDSKDREYGDSKLGFEVDTDSLSGEWDSQPKSLRVDYTAYENDWGSGSDSDVDIYMGEEEFLKLKWLKSDKDYEGDWEEEEDEEEDEDWDASSVSTEYLRALRGLFPLLQKGQQTNGNSWGSEPELEYLRADVPIGATIQTPSPEPRDDPPSCFSSSDTSPIDASEKDSEHSSDDLSSGVFSSCNSHTDGQLEWLASANKPSSHCFEGIDIWIENVQGECLRIRERRQVKVGHVAIGISDQISGKTFTLETLDRKSVSFDQEIQESCLWLRCVPAPDTCQRWMWRVRDGKLELRE
- the map3k14b gene encoding uncharacterized protein map3k14b isoform X1, giving the protein MHMSSDREMAIPRMFNSNTPFIIVTGGSELLFLGKDDDSQGCEEGKESLVQAIAPHLSRVMQHGTAKHVVTETHDTSEKSCVSIVAQAESKIGEDFQEFSPTNTQCPYTCPSSQPLKNHRSLAKPADVLSDTEDEDFDLATKLLRFHLQRKQRRKSRIRGSQEEGEEPPVIQGLWVQEIDWLKSVDRETTTPAEIIPPPPQFTESVSLPCRRGDSHSCSCEGCSCADVSDCVRGAEDVSLSEDQYRSIESTPSTYDEEGSDSDCGLEQDSDSVCTHESESDSSCSTDGDRQVAENCGVEACVSNSTFGLVQVSGFTSSSSHAEWDSDSVGCVQSLLGLSGSTYTPSTVNAPQCFVDLDELRGKVTQMPKLFVSSFIKELLKQSPNDWKTTKPINEGLIFHHGLQPHSSQYREGEEYCILRHIQNGSYGDVFCVRDSRTGFECAAKRIPLSHFSSEEVSTWSALDSPRVVELFGAVREGLSVVLFMDLKPACLAQLLKEMNCLPEDLALHYLHQTLRALEHLHHRKVLHLDVKADNVLLSADCRDTFLCDFGLSETLDDSGWSTKAFRGAAFPGTETHMAPEVARGDRICAKADVWSSCCMLLHMLNGCHPWKRYYSHPLCLQIVNEPPPLWEVPSNCNNFTAKVFRAGLQKAPERRASARELRRKTTKALRAVGGLSPWSVRTACEKLLYGKNQKEDSPCSLSTGILPNKPSAWVSEPTKYWVSPWRTTAIDEDSKDREYGDSKLGFEVDTDSLSGEWDSQPKSLRVDYTAYENDWGSGSDSDVDIYMGEEEFLKLKWLKSDKDYEGDWEEEEDEEEDEDWDASSVSTEYLRALRGLFPLLQKGQQTNGNSWGSEPELEYLRADVPIGATIQTPSPEPRDDPPSCFSSSDTSPIDASEKDSEHSSDDLSSGVFSSCNSHTDGQLEWLASANKPSSHCFEGIDIWIENVQGECLRIRERRQVKVGHVAIGISDQISGKTFTLETLDRKSVSFDQEIQESCLWLRCVPAPDTCQRWMWRVRDGKLELRE
- the map3k14b gene encoding uncharacterized protein map3k14b isoform X2, which translates into the protein MHMSSDREMAIPRMFNSNTPFIIVTGGSELLFLGKDDDSQGCEEGKESLVQAIAPHLSRVMQHGTAKHVVTETHDTSEKSCVSIVAQAEREDFQEFSPTNTQCPYTCPSSQPLKNHRSLAKPADVLSDTEDEDFDLATKLLRFHLQRKQRRKSRIRGSQEEGEEPPVIQGLWVQEIDWLKSVDRETTTPAEIIPPPPQFTESVSLPCRRGDSHSCSCEGCSCADVSDCVRGAEDVSLSEDQYRSIESTPSTYDEEGSDSDCGLEQDSDSVCTHESESDSSCSTDGDRQVAENCGVEACVSNSTFGLVQVSGFTSSSSHAEWDSDSVGCVQSLLGLSGSTYTPSTVNAPQCFVDLDELRGKVTQMPKLFVSSFIKELLKQSPNDWKTTKPINEGLIFHHGLQPHSSQYREGEEYCILRHIQNGSYGDVFCVRDSRTGFECAAKRIPLSHFSSEEVSTWSALDSPRVVELFGAVREGLSVVLFMDLKPACLAQLLKEMNCLPEDLALHYLHQTLRALEHLHHRKVLHLDVKADNVLLSADCRDTFLCDFGLSETLDDSGWSTKAFRGAAFPGTETHMAPEVARGDRICAKADVWSSCCMLLHMLNGCHPWKRYYSHPLCLQIVNEPPPLWEVPSNCNNFTAKVFRAGLQKAPERRASARELRRKTTKALRAVGGLSPWSVRTACEKLLYGKNQKEDSPCSLSTGILPNKPSAWVSEPTKYWVSPWRTTAIDEDSKDREYGDSKLGFEVDTDSLSGEWDSQPKSLRVDYTAYENDWGSGSDSDVDIYMGEEEFLKLKWLKSDKDYEGDWEEEEDEEEDEDWDASSVSTEYLRALRGLFPLLQKGQQTNGNSWGSEPELEYLRADVPIGATIQTPSPEPRDDPPSCFSSSDTSPIDASEKDSEHSSDDLSSGVFSSCNSHTDGQLEWLASANKPSSHCFEGIDIWIENVQGECLRIRERRQVKVGHVAIGISDQISGKTFTLETLDRKSVSFDQEIQESCLWLRCVPAPDTCQRWMWRVRDGKLELRE